In Brevundimonas subvibrioides, a genomic segment contains:
- a CDS encoding low molecular weight protein tyrosine phosphatase family protein encodes MFAAWPGVETASAGLAPDADEPCTDELVEWADIVFVMERTHRAKLQRRFRKSLKRARVVCLDIPDDYAFMQPELVALLEKKVGPHLRSLPRRERA; translated from the coding sequence GTGTTCGCCGCCTGGCCGGGGGTGGAGACAGCGTCGGCGGGGCTGGCCCCCGATGCGGACGAGCCCTGCACCGATGAACTGGTCGAATGGGCCGACATCGTCTTCGTCATGGAGCGGACGCACCGGGCGAAGCTGCAGCGGCGGTTTCGCAAGAGCCTGAAACGGGCGCGGGTGGTGTGCCTCGACATCCCCGACGACTACGCCTTCATGCAGCCCGAGCTGGTGGCGCTGCTGGAGAAGAAGGTGGGTCCGCATCTCCGCTCCCTCCCCCGGAGGGAGAGGGCTTGA
- a CDS encoding TIR domain-containing protein → MTITSAELLDLADKADALGDRAEAVGLAPQQLDSLKAVAGDFGRSWSGSNLGYHSSVYFRDFKTPPPGAHFSTEWGLQRSWPSPGSSGDWVEYGFDEVREAIKKRAAVSGLDEAAERLKPLRAEVEALQKDLISILTLTVSEHSQDAFLANLLVKANQTKVETYGEYGSKFLRSGRVISRDSLAVSQGFAIAAHQSIDAEISALKAPSRAARELSLTARQAGSHLSRVQRSTNRQAMIGTNVFIGHGQSPVWRDLKDFISERLHLPYDEFNRVPVAGVTNIARLSEMLDSAALAFVVLTAEDEQSDGDVRARQNVVHEAGLFQGRLGFSKAIILLEEGCQPFSNIDGLGQIRFPRGDLKSKFEEIRRVLEREGLLATPTSIDAS, encoded by the coding sequence ATGACAATCACTAGCGCCGAATTACTTGACCTTGCCGACAAAGCGGATGCTCTCGGTGATCGAGCAGAAGCAGTGGGACTTGCCCCACAACAGCTTGACTCTTTGAAGGCAGTCGCTGGAGATTTTGGCCGATCTTGGAGTGGATCGAACCTTGGCTACCACTCGTCTGTCTACTTTCGTGACTTCAAAACTCCGCCGCCCGGTGCCCATTTCAGCACTGAATGGGGTCTACAGCGCAGTTGGCCGAGCCCGGGCTCCTCGGGCGATTGGGTTGAGTACGGCTTCGATGAGGTCCGAGAAGCCATCAAGAAGCGAGCAGCTGTTTCCGGGTTAGATGAGGCTGCAGAACGGCTGAAGCCCCTTCGGGCAGAGGTTGAGGCCCTGCAAAAGGACCTGATCTCAATTCTGACGTTGACTGTATCCGAACATTCTCAAGATGCCTTCTTGGCCAATCTCCTCGTCAAGGCGAATCAGACCAAAGTTGAGACATATGGAGAATACGGGTCGAAGTTCCTGCGTTCTGGTCGGGTGATAAGCCGTGACTCGCTCGCCGTGAGCCAAGGCTTCGCTATCGCCGCCCATCAATCGATTGATGCTGAAATCTCGGCTCTGAAAGCGCCTTCGCGAGCTGCCAGAGAACTCTCGTTGACAGCCCGGCAGGCTGGTTCGCATTTGTCGCGTGTGCAGCGCTCAACCAACCGACAGGCGATGATTGGGACGAACGTTTTCATCGGGCATGGCCAGTCTCCCGTTTGGCGTGACCTCAAAGACTTTATCAGTGAACGCCTTCATCTGCCCTATGACGAGTTTAACCGCGTCCCGGTCGCGGGCGTGACCAACATTGCACGCCTATCGGAGATGCTGGACTCCGCGGCTTTGGCCTTCGTTGTTTTGACTGCTGAGGACGAACAGTCCGACGGTGATGTTAGGGCTCGCCAAAATGTGGTCCATGAGGCTGGCCTTTTCCAGGGACGGCTTGGATTCAGTAAGGCGATAATTCTTTTGGAAGAAGGCTGTCAGCCATTTTCCAATATTGACGGGCTCGGCCAGATTCGATTCCCGCGAGGCGATCTCAAGAGTAAATTTGAGGAAATTCGGCGGGTCCTTGAGCGTGAAGGTCTCTTGGCAACGCCGACTTCGATAGACGCAAGCTGA
- a CDS encoding acyl-CoA carboxylase subunit beta, with translation MKAILEQLEARREAARQGGGAARIAAQHAKGKLTARERIEVLLDEGSFEETDMFVEHRSHQFGMEHQRVPGDGVVTGRGTIGGRLVYVFSKDFTVFGGSLSGAHAAKIVKLQTMALTNGAPIIGLFDAGGARIQEGVESLAGYADIFLQNTLASGVIPQISVIMGPCAGGDVYSPAITDFIFMVKDTSYMYVTGPDVVKTVTNEVVSHEDLGGARVHAGKSGVADGAFENDLEALSEVRRLIGFLPLSNREKPPVRESYDDPDRDEASLDTLVPANPNQPYDIKELILKTVDEAEFFEIGADFARNIVCGFGRLDGQPIGIVANQPQVLAGVLDIDSSRKAARFVRFCDAFSIPLVTFVDVPGFMPGTRQEYGALIKHGAKLLFAYAEATVPKLTVITRKAYGGAYDVMSSKHLRGDVNYAWPSAEIAVMGAKGAVEIIFRKEAGDPEALAAREAEYKERFANPFVAAGLGYIDDVIMPHGTRRRLIRALRTLKGKVQSNPWKKHDNIPL, from the coding sequence ATGAAAGCCATCCTGGAACAGCTGGAAGCCCGCCGCGAGGCCGCGCGTCAGGGCGGCGGGGCCGCGCGGATCGCCGCCCAGCACGCCAAGGGCAAGCTGACCGCGCGCGAGCGGATCGAGGTGCTGCTGGACGAGGGCAGCTTCGAAGAGACGGACATGTTCGTCGAGCACCGCAGCCACCAGTTCGGCATGGAGCATCAGCGGGTGCCGGGCGACGGGGTGGTGACGGGGCGCGGCACGATCGGCGGGCGGCTGGTCTATGTCTTCTCCAAGGATTTCACGGTCTTCGGTGGCTCCCTTTCGGGCGCGCATGCGGCCAAGATCGTCAAGCTGCAGACCATGGCCCTGACCAATGGCGCGCCGATCATCGGCCTGTTCGACGCGGGCGGGGCGCGCATCCAGGAGGGGGTGGAGAGCCTGGCCGGATACGCCGACATCTTCCTGCAGAACACCCTGGCCAGTGGCGTCATCCCCCAGATCAGCGTGATCATGGGGCCGTGCGCGGGCGGCGACGTCTATTCGCCCGCCATCACCGACTTCATCTTCATGGTGAAGGACACGTCCTACATGTATGTCACCGGCCCCGATGTGGTGAAGACGGTCACCAACGAGGTGGTCAGCCACGAGGACCTCGGCGGTGCCCGTGTCCATGCCGGCAAGTCGGGCGTCGCCGACGGCGCGTTCGAGAACGATCTGGAGGCCCTGTCGGAGGTCCGCCGCCTGATCGGCTTCCTGCCGCTGTCGAACCGCGAAAAGCCCCCGGTGCGCGAGAGCTATGACGACCCGGACCGGGACGAGGCGTCGCTGGACACCCTGGTGCCCGCCAATCCGAACCAGCCCTATGACATCAAGGAGCTGATCCTGAAGACGGTCGACGAGGCCGAGTTCTTTGAAATAGGGGCCGATTTCGCCCGGAACATCGTCTGCGGCTTCGGTCGTCTGGACGGCCAGCCGATCGGCATCGTCGCCAACCAGCCCCAGGTGCTGGCCGGGGTGCTGGACATCGACAGCAGCCGAAAGGCCGCGCGCTTCGTGCGGTTCTGCGATGCCTTTTCCATCCCGCTGGTGACCTTCGTCGACGTCCCCGGCTTCATGCCCGGCACGCGCCAGGAATACGGTGCCCTGATCAAGCACGGGGCCAAGCTGCTGTTCGCCTATGCCGAGGCCACCGTGCCCAAGCTGACGGTGATCACGCGCAAGGCCTATGGCGGCGCCTATGACGTGATGAGCTCCAAACACCTGCGCGGCGACGTCAACTACGCCTGGCCCAGTGCCGAGATCGCCGTGATGGGGGCCAAGGGCGCGGTGGAGATCATCTTCAGGAAAGAGGCCGGCGACCCCGAGGCCCTGGCGGCGCGCGAGGCCGAATACAAGGAACGCTTCGCCAACCCCTTCGTGGCGGCGGGGCTGGGCTATATCGACGACGTGATCATGCCGCACGGCACGCGGCGGCGGCTGATCCGGGCGCTACGGACGCTGAAGGGGAAGGTGCAGAGCAACCCGTGGAAGAAGCACGATAATATTCCGCTATGA